One stretch of Ipomoea triloba cultivar NCNSP0323 chromosome 8, ASM357664v1 DNA includes these proteins:
- the LOC116028061 gene encoding E3 ubiquitin-protein ligase BOI-like — MAVQAQYPSNVLFFNRSLQDGKNPLTPLGNDYSFQNHAAAGGGGVGGGGVIDQTQIRLNPADGSNSRKRAREHEMNPLMSMQSQQPKIIDLAQLHASPSPNVVSTGLRLAFGEQQTQQFQQQQQQSSLSPQSSQSSLLFSALAEDLSTHFKHQRDEIDQFLRAQGDQLRRTLEEKRQRHYRALLGAAEESVARKLREKEAEVEKAARRNSELHARAAQLSAEAQAWQARARAQEVTAATLQAQLQQVIMNAGAVQEREDGNSPPCGAGGDAEDAESAYIDPDRVVLSTGPSCKACRKRIASVVVLPCRHLCLCAACDAVAQACPLCLSVRSSSVEVFLC, encoded by the exons ATGGCAGTTCAAGCTCAATACCCTTCCAATGTACTCTTCTTCAACAG AAGTTTGCAAGATGGGAAGAATCCTCTCACTCCTCTCGGGAATGATTATTCTTTTCAAAATCATGCCGCCGCCGGAGGCGGAGGCGTTGGTGGAGGAGGAGTTATTGATCAAACGCAAATCCGGTTGAATCCTGCAG ATGGGAGTAATTCGAGGAAAAGGGCGAGAGAACATGAGATGAATCCGTTGATGTCAATGCAATCGCAGCAGCCTAAGATTATTGATCTCGCGCAGTTACATGCCTCGCCGTCGCCTAATGTTGTTTCCACCGGGTTACGATTGGCGTTTGGAGAACAACAAACTCAGCAatttcaacaacaacaacaacaaagctCGCTGTCTCCTCAATCTTCACAATCTTCTCTGTTGTTTTCGGCATTAGCGGAGGATTTGAGCACGCATTTCAAACACCAGCGTGATGAAATCGATCAATTTCTCCGAGCTCAG ggAGATCAATTGAGGCGGACATTGGAGGAGAAGCGGCAGAGGCACTACCGCGCGCTGCTGGGAGCGGCGGAGGAGTCGGTGGCGCGTAAGCTGAGGGAGAAAGAGGCGGAGGTGGAGAAGGCGGCGCGTCGGAATTCCGAGCTTCACGCCCGCGCGGCGCAGCTGAGCGCGGAGGCGCAAGCGTGGCAGGCGAGAGCCAGAGCGCAGGAAGTCACGGCGGCGACGCTGCAAGCTCAGCTACAGCAGGTGATCATGAACGCCGGCGCCGTCCAGGAGAGAGAAGACGGAAATTCGCCGCCATGCGGCGCCGGAGGAGACGCGGAGGATGCGGAATCGGCCTACATTGATCCGGACCGAGTAGTTTTGTCGACCGGGCCGAGCTGCAAGGCGTGCCGTAAACGAATCGCCTCCGTGGTGGTGTTGCCGTGCCGCCATCTTTGCCTCTGCGCCGCCTGCGATGCGGTGGCTCAGGCGTGCCCGCTTTGCCTCTCCGTTAGAAGCTCCAGCGTCGAGGTCTTCCTCTGTTAA